From the genome of Vicia villosa cultivar HV-30 ecotype Madison, WI linkage group LG2, Vvil1.0, whole genome shotgun sequence, one region includes:
- the LOC131645915 gene encoding uncharacterized protein LOC131645915: MVDMSDMKDGALREIDMDESVFGIEFKSHITIDDLQEIFDQDQLGVSNMQSYIRLLYDRVLRGTALSNRFRFVSSAHCSGMEIVSDPESVRQRLVDRFMSTGNTECLHLWAYNTRPVGAHWLLLAINPIREVVYYLNSVKGEWTNYPAMKEIVDLSIQVFRSQRDAQVSRTKSNNITWIEVQCPIQRNSSDCGYFVLRFMKEIIQANQLEIPPTYLDEFRAAGYSKLKLEEIKEELCQFYIKQFFMQI, translated from the exons atggttgatatgtccgatatgaaggatggtgctttacgggaaatcgatatggatgaaagtgtcttcggtattgagttcaagtcacatattacaattgacgacttgcaagagatttttgaccaggatcaactaggcgtcagtaatatgcaatcatacatccg gttgttgtatgacagagtgttgcgcgggactgcattgtctaacagattccggttcgtgtcttccgcccattgcagcggaatggaaattgtttcggatccggaatctgttagacagcgcttagtcgatagattcatgtccaccggcaatacagaatgtctgcatctttgggcgtataatacccgaccagtagg agcacactggttgctgcttgctatcaacccgataagggaagtcgtgtattatctgaattcggtaaagggtgaatggaccaattatccggccatgaaggaaatcgttgattt atcaatacaagtattccgtagtcaacgggacgcacaggtatcccggactaaatcaaacaacatcacctggatcgaagtgcag tgtccgatacagcgtaacagttcagactgcggatactttgtattgaggtttatgaaagaaatcattcaggcgaatcaattagagattcctcccacg taccttgacgaattccgtgctgctgggtactcgaagctaaagttagaagaaatcaaagaggaattgtgtcaattttatattaagcaatttttcatgcagatttga